The proteins below are encoded in one region of Castor canadensis chromosome 6, mCasCan1.hap1v2, whole genome shotgun sequence:
- the Lamtor4 gene encoding ragulator complex protein LAMTOR4 isoform X2 produces MTSALTQGLERIPDQLGYLVLSEGAVLASSGDLENDEQAASAISELVSTACGFRLHHGMNVPFKRLSGVSPLQWSLENTRCW; encoded by the exons ATG ACTTCTGCACTGACCCAGGGGCTGGAGCGAATCCCAGACCAGCTTGGCTACCTGGTGCTGAGTGAAGGTGCAGTGTTGGCG TCATCCGGGGATCTTGAGAATGACGAGCAGGCAGCCAGTGCCATTTCTGAGCTGGTCAGTACAGCCTGTGGTTTCCGGCTGCACCACGGCATGAACGTCCCCTTCAAGCGCTTGTCTG GTGTGTCTCCCCTCCAGTGGTCTTTGGAGAACACACGCTGTTGGTGA
- the Lamtor4 gene encoding ragulator complex protein LAMTOR4 isoform X1 has product MTSALTQGLERIPDQLGYLVLSEGAVLASSGDLENDEQAASAISELVSTACGFRLHHGMNVPFKRLSVVFGEHTLLVTVSGQRVFVVKRQNRGREPIDV; this is encoded by the exons ATG ACTTCTGCACTGACCCAGGGGCTGGAGCGAATCCCAGACCAGCTTGGCTACCTGGTGCTGAGTGAAGGTGCAGTGTTGGCG TCATCCGGGGATCTTGAGAATGACGAGCAGGCAGCCAGTGCCATTTCTGAGCTGGTCAGTACAGCCTGTGGTTTCCGGCTGCACCACGGCATGAACGTCCCCTTCAAGCGCTTGTCTG TGGTCTTTGGAGAACACACGCTGTTGGTGACCGTGTCAGGACAGAGGGTATTTGTGGTGAAGAGGCAGAACCGTGGCCGGGAGCCCATTGACGTCTGA
- the Lamtor4 gene encoding ragulator complex protein LAMTOR4 isoform X3 yields MSSGDLENDEQAASAISELVSTACGFRLHHGMNVPFKRLSVVFGEHTLLVTVSGQRVFVVKRQNRGREPIDV; encoded by the exons ATG TCATCCGGGGATCTTGAGAATGACGAGCAGGCAGCCAGTGCCATTTCTGAGCTGGTCAGTACAGCCTGTGGTTTCCGGCTGCACCACGGCATGAACGTCCCCTTCAAGCGCTTGTCTG TGGTCTTTGGAGAACACACGCTGTTGGTGACCGTGTCAGGACAGAGGGTATTTGTGGTGAAGAGGCAGAACCGTGGCCGGGAGCCCATTGACGTCTGA